The following are encoded together in the Glycine max cultivar Williams 82 chromosome 8, Glycine_max_v4.0, whole genome shotgun sequence genome:
- the LOC100799472 gene encoding serine hydroxymethyltransferase 7 isoform X1, producing the protein MDLSHPQSNLSLGFSSSHASPPRRSDPPVPLQLMEPQTENGNNLDVESDDDDDDKEVEEFRILGHSMCLKRRRDCDSSSSSAAAAKRVSVEPDLDARKAAVRAWGCQPLSIADPDIHEIMEKEKKRQFCGIELIASENFVCRAVMEALGSHLTNKYSEGMPGSRYYGGNQYIDEIETLCCERALNAFGLDPKCWGVNVQPYSCTSANFSVYTGLLLPGDRIMGLDTPSGGNTSHGYYTPNGKKVSGASIFFESLPYKVNPQTGYIDYDKLEERALDFRPKILICGGSSYPREWDYARFRHIADKCGAVLLCDMAQISGIIAAKECVNPFDYCDIVTSTTHKSLRGPRGGIIFYRKGTKPRNRGILLSQGHESDQYDFEEKINFAVFPSMQGGPHNNHIAALAIALKQVATPEYKAYMQQVKKNAQALACALLRRKCRLVTGGTDNHLILWDLRPLGLTGKFYEKVCETCHITLNKIAIFGDNGTIIPGGVRVGTPAMTSRGCLEADFETMAEFLIRAAQIASILQREHGKLQKTTLKGLESHRDIVELRARVEAFATQFAMPGFDI; encoded by the exons ATGGACCTCTCTCACCCTCAATCCAACCTGTCCCTCGGATTCTCTTCCTCCCACGCCTCTCCGCCTCGCCGCTCCGACCCGCCGGTGCCGCTGCAGCTCATGGAACCGCAGACGGAGAACGGCAACAACCTAGATGTCGAATcggacgacgacgacgacgacaaAGAAGTCGAGGAGTTTCGCATTCTAGGCCACTCAATGTGCCTCAAGAGGCGAAGAGATTGcgactcctcctcctcctccgccgccgccgccaAGAGGGTTTCCGTCGAACCCGATCTCGACGCGCGTAAGGCCGCCGTGCGCGCGTGGGGCTGCCAACCCCTCTCCATCGCTGATCCCGACATCCACGAGATAatggaaaaagagaagaagcgTCAATTTTGCGGGATCGAACTCATAGCCTCCGAGAATTTCGTGTGCAGGGCCGTGATGGAAGCGTTGGGGAGCCACTTGACGAACAAGTACTCCGAGGGAATGCCCGGCTCGCGCTACTACGGCGGGAATCAGTACATAGACGAAATCGAAACTCTCTGTTGCGAACGCGCTTTGAACGCGTTCGGCCTCGACCCCAAGTGTTGGGGGGTGAACGTGCAGCCATATTCGTGTACCTCTGCTAATTTTTCTGTTTACACCGGCTTGTTGCTGCCTGGTGATCGTATCATGGGGCTGGATACTCCTTCTGGAGGGAACACTAGTCACGGTTACTATACTCCCAATGGGAAGAAAGTTTCTGGTGCTTCCATTTTCTTTGAGAGCTTGCCCTACAAGGTGAACCCTCAAACTGGTTACATTGATTACGATAAGCTCGAGGAAAGGGCGCTTGATTTTCGCCCCAAGATACTTATTTGTGGTGGCAGCTCCTACCCTCGAGAGTGGGATTATGCCAGGTTTAGGCACATTGCGGATAAGTGTGGAGCTGTGTTGTTGTGTGACATGGCGCAGATTAGTGGCATAATTGCAGCCAAG GAATGTGTGAATCCTTTTGATTATTGTGACATTGTTACTTCAACAACTCACAAGAGTCTTCGAGGTCCAAGGGGAGGCATAATTTTTTATCGGAAAGGTACAAAGCCAAGGAACAGAGGGATTCTTCTAAGTCAGGGACATGAAAGTGATCAATATGACTTTgaagaaaagataaattttgCTGTTTTTCCATCGATGCAAGGGGGGCCACACAATAACCACATTGCTGCGCTTGCTATAGCTTTAAAACAAGTGGCTACTCCTGAGTATAAGGCATACATGCAGCAGGTGAAGAAGAATGCCCAAGCTTTAGCATGTGCTTTACTGAGAAGAAAATGCCGTCTAGTAACTGGGGGTACAGACAACCATTTAATACTTTGGGATTTAAGGCCCCTGGGATTGACAG GTAAGTTTTATGAGAAGGTATGTGAAACATGTCATATTACTTTGAATAAAATTGCTATTTTTGGCGACAATGGAACTATAATTCCTGGAGGTGTAAGAGTAG GTACCCCTGCCATGACGTCAAGAGGATGTCTGGAAGCTGATTTTGAGACAATGGCTGAATTTCTCATTAGAGCTGCACAAATTGCAAGCATACTGCAGAGGGAGCATGGGAAATTGCAGAAGACAACATTGAAGGGACTTGAGAGCCATAGGGACATTGTTGAGCTCCGGGCACGGGTTGAAGCTTTTGCAACTCAGTTTGCCATGCCGGGTTTTGACATTTGA
- the LOC100799472 gene encoding serine hydroxymethyltransferase 7 isoform X2 — protein sequence MDLSHPQSNLSLGFSSSHASPPRRSDPPVPLQLMEPQTENGNNLDVESDDDDDDKEVEEFRILGHSMCLKRRRDCDSSSSSAAAAKRVSVEPDLDARKAAVRAWGCQPLSIADPDIHEIMEKEKKRQFCGIELIASENFVCRAVMEALGSHLTNKYSEGMPGSRYYGGNQYIDEIETLCCERALNAFGLDPKCWGVNVQPYSCTSANFSVYTGLLLPGDRIMGLDTPSGGNTSHGYYTPNGKKVSGASIFFESLPYKECVNPFDYCDIVTSTTHKSLRGPRGGIIFYRKGTKPRNRGILLSQGHESDQYDFEEKINFAVFPSMQGGPHNNHIAALAIALKQVATPEYKAYMQQVKKNAQALACALLRRKCRLVTGGTDNHLILWDLRPLGLTGKFYEKVCETCHITLNKIAIFGDNGTIIPGGVRVGTPAMTSRGCLEADFETMAEFLIRAAQIASILQREHGKLQKTTLKGLESHRDIVELRARVEAFATQFAMPGFDI from the exons ATGGACCTCTCTCACCCTCAATCCAACCTGTCCCTCGGATTCTCTTCCTCCCACGCCTCTCCGCCTCGCCGCTCCGACCCGCCGGTGCCGCTGCAGCTCATGGAACCGCAGACGGAGAACGGCAACAACCTAGATGTCGAATcggacgacgacgacgacgacaaAGAAGTCGAGGAGTTTCGCATTCTAGGCCACTCAATGTGCCTCAAGAGGCGAAGAGATTGcgactcctcctcctcctccgccgccgccgccaAGAGGGTTTCCGTCGAACCCGATCTCGACGCGCGTAAGGCCGCCGTGCGCGCGTGGGGCTGCCAACCCCTCTCCATCGCTGATCCCGACATCCACGAGATAatggaaaaagagaagaagcgTCAATTTTGCGGGATCGAACTCATAGCCTCCGAGAATTTCGTGTGCAGGGCCGTGATGGAAGCGTTGGGGAGCCACTTGACGAACAAGTACTCCGAGGGAATGCCCGGCTCGCGCTACTACGGCGGGAATCAGTACATAGACGAAATCGAAACTCTCTGTTGCGAACGCGCTTTGAACGCGTTCGGCCTCGACCCCAAGTGTTGGGGGGTGAACGTGCAGCCATATTCGTGTACCTCTGCTAATTTTTCTGTTTACACCGGCTTGTTGCTGCCTGGTGATCGTATCATGGGGCTGGATACTCCTTCTGGAGGGAACACTAGTCACGGTTACTATACTCCCAATGGGAAGAAAGTTTCTGGTGCTTCCATTTTCTTTGAGAGCTTGCCCTACAAG GAATGTGTGAATCCTTTTGATTATTGTGACATTGTTACTTCAACAACTCACAAGAGTCTTCGAGGTCCAAGGGGAGGCATAATTTTTTATCGGAAAGGTACAAAGCCAAGGAACAGAGGGATTCTTCTAAGTCAGGGACATGAAAGTGATCAATATGACTTTgaagaaaagataaattttgCTGTTTTTCCATCGATGCAAGGGGGGCCACACAATAACCACATTGCTGCGCTTGCTATAGCTTTAAAACAAGTGGCTACTCCTGAGTATAAGGCATACATGCAGCAGGTGAAGAAGAATGCCCAAGCTTTAGCATGTGCTTTACTGAGAAGAAAATGCCGTCTAGTAACTGGGGGTACAGACAACCATTTAATACTTTGGGATTTAAGGCCCCTGGGATTGACAG GTAAGTTTTATGAGAAGGTATGTGAAACATGTCATATTACTTTGAATAAAATTGCTATTTTTGGCGACAATGGAACTATAATTCCTGGAGGTGTAAGAGTAG GTACCCCTGCCATGACGTCAAGAGGATGTCTGGAAGCTGATTTTGAGACAATGGCTGAATTTCTCATTAGAGCTGCACAAATTGCAAGCATACTGCAGAGGGAGCATGGGAAATTGCAGAAGACAACATTGAAGGGACTTGAGAGCCATAGGGACATTGTTGAGCTCCGGGCACGGGTTGAAGCTTTTGCAACTCAGTTTGCCATGCCGGGTTTTGACATTTGA